A window of the Cystobacter fuscus genome harbors these coding sequences:
- a CDS encoding HEAT repeat domain-containing protein translates to MNPRKALVAGIPLALLSLLALWNALGSPTPSQDASSSPAPFRLHVPTGQRWTYRLDYEARTQVQLAGPQKDQALAGGLHLAGDLVLRGQGKRGGSWLVALRLENLQRHSLRVFGQEVLPDTATVEAVFGGREAVLELSEEGLVQAVSFREEDPSLFKNTVQTLVGELQVVVKDGASWTVEEGTSRGRALTEYERLGEDASGVRLLKRRTRYTELRGLGQDGRVRLASRFEASLAHEGLWERLVGEETVERLGANGEPTASTQVRVSLVRGTHGRVEREDPARTAATQRLAPGVLVVDPKVRAQMLTQQVDGMTAERLFSLLELHANGGVLPDHNHFLLQATGLLEQHPELCAKMVELFQRPSLDTRGRALVLDLLAGTGTPEAQAALVQALSTKEARGDTRYHMLLSRLSLVSEPTVDTVRFAERTYGATQGDLHVSSAYVLGATAGALYRQEQSVEALAAVRRLASDLGEARTPSEQSHLLLGLGNAGVAEQTSLIARHAGSSSAEVRRATAKALRKIQTPEAASTLLSLVVDAEAPVQAAAMDSLGRRPLDSDTLVRLRDVALSGGMKTENYHPLVSLVAPYLQTEPAVRDLLEFLLTQDVPDRQIRSRIRGLLET, encoded by the coding sequence ATGAACCCGCGCAAGGCGCTCGTCGCCGGCATCCCGCTCGCGCTGCTCTCCCTCCTCGCCCTCTGGAATGCCCTGGGCTCGCCCACTCCCTCCCAGGACGCCTCCTCTTCCCCCGCGCCCTTCCGCCTCCACGTTCCCACCGGACAGCGCTGGACCTACCGACTGGACTACGAGGCCCGGACCCAGGTCCAGCTCGCTGGCCCCCAGAAGGACCAGGCGCTGGCTGGAGGACTCCACCTCGCGGGGGACCTGGTCCTCCGGGGTCAGGGGAAACGTGGCGGCTCGTGGCTCGTGGCGCTGAGACTGGAGAACCTCCAGCGGCACTCGCTGCGGGTCTTCGGCCAGGAGGTCCTCCCGGACACGGCCACCGTGGAGGCGGTGTTCGGCGGACGCGAGGCGGTGCTGGAGCTCAGCGAGGAGGGCCTCGTCCAGGCCGTCTCCTTCCGGGAGGAAGACCCCTCGCTCTTCAAGAACACCGTGCAGACCCTGGTGGGGGAGCTCCAGGTGGTGGTGAAGGACGGCGCCTCGTGGACGGTGGAGGAAGGCACCTCGCGGGGTCGCGCCCTGACGGAGTACGAGCGGCTGGGAGAGGACGCGTCGGGGGTGAGGCTGCTCAAGCGGCGCACGCGGTACACGGAGCTCCGGGGCCTGGGGCAAGACGGACGCGTGCGGCTCGCCTCGCGCTTCGAGGCGTCCCTGGCCCACGAGGGCCTCTGGGAGCGGCTCGTGGGCGAGGAGACCGTGGAGCGCCTGGGTGCGAACGGTGAGCCCACGGCCTCCACCCAGGTCCGGGTGAGCCTGGTGCGCGGGACCCACGGCCGTGTCGAGCGGGAGGACCCCGCGCGCACGGCCGCGACCCAGCGGCTGGCGCCAGGAGTCCTGGTGGTGGATCCCAAGGTACGGGCGCAGATGCTGACCCAGCAGGTGGATGGCATGACGGCCGAGCGGCTCTTCTCCCTGCTCGAGCTCCACGCCAACGGGGGCGTCCTGCCGGATCACAACCACTTCCTGCTCCAGGCCACGGGGCTGCTGGAGCAGCACCCCGAGCTGTGCGCGAAGATGGTGGAGCTGTTCCAGCGGCCCTCGCTGGACACCCGGGGCCGCGCGCTGGTGTTGGATCTGCTCGCCGGCACGGGCACGCCCGAAGCCCAGGCCGCGCTCGTCCAGGCTCTCTCCACGAAGGAGGCACGGGGCGACACGCGCTATCACATGCTGCTCAGCCGCCTGTCCCTGGTGAGCGAGCCCACCGTGGACACGGTGCGCTTCGCGGAGCGGACCTACGGGGCCACCCAGGGAGACCTCCATGTGTCGAGCGCCTACGTGCTGGGCGCGACCGCCGGAGCGCTCTACCGTCAGGAGCAGTCCGTCGAGGCCCTCGCCGCGGTACGGCGTCTGGCCTCGGATCTGGGCGAGGCCCGGACGCCCTCGGAGCAGAGCCACCTGCTGCTCGGACTGGGCAACGCGGGAGTCGCCGAGCAGACCTCGCTCATCGCCCGCCATGCCGGCTCGTCCAGCGCCGAGGTGCGACGAGCCACGGCCAAGGCGCTGCGGAAGATCCAGACACCCGAAGCGGCCAGCACCCTGCTGTCCCTGGTGGTGGACGCGGAGGCTCCCGTCCAGGCCGCGGCGATGGACTCGCTGGGCCGGCGGCCCCTGGACTCGGACACGCTCGTGCGGCTGCGTGATGTGGCCCTCTCCGGCGGAATGAAGACCGAGAATTATCATCCGCTCGTGTCATTGGTGGCGCCCTACCTGCAAACCGAGCCGGCCGTGAGAGATCTGCTGGAGTTCCTGCTGACCCAGGACGTGCCGGATCGGCAGATCCGCTCGCGTATTCGCGGCCTGCTGGAGACATGA
- a CDS encoding SDR family NAD(P)-dependent oxidoreductase, translating to MSRKDGSPMELTPLQQALLTIEKLQKKLAAGTRAEDGAIAIIGMGCRFPGGAVSPARFQELLWGGGEAVTELPADRRALQGLYDPDPSKPGKMYLRRAAFVDGVDRFDAEFFRISRREAEGMDPQQRFFLEVSWEALENAGIPPHQLVGTRTGVFAGVHAKDYAFAMEGGLEKVGAHYSTGVDASYVAGRLSYLLGLEGPSMAVDTACSSSLAAVHLACQSLRTEESTLAIAGGVKLILSPQLSVFLSKAGALSPSNRCRAFDRAADGMVQGEGCGVVILKRYRDAVRDGDRILATIRGTAMNHDGASGGLTVPNVRAQESLYRIALQRAGVEPGQVDYLEAHGTGTRLGDPIELEGVSRVYGGSRTPERPLWVGSVKPNIGHTEAAAGIAGLIKAVLVLQAGELPPSIHFEHPNPEFAWEGSGLAVPRERTPLAGKATPHLVAVSSFGMSGVNAHALVEAYREKASELADSGPYLLPLSARGEPALRELAGAWLRQLTAGSTQSLRDCCFTAGAGRSHHEQRLALAARTPEALCELLRTAADGRGGEGIFRGQVKAAGGREAVFVFGDTGAGKAGALRELLREASIRGHVEKLDGVIRQVAGWSLIEHVERDAASPVALLAFQLCLAELWRSYGVEPAAVAGYGKGEVAAGVVAGVLGVEEAVRLVLQGPAAPTIRSQPAKCPFLSLSEEEWIGTGGTVPADFWTKRQASKGRLELDLLAEHLLERSASAFLEFACDPSLGEELEAAAQRRSRKVLALPASPAEGDVRYGVLSSAARLYCEGFSIRFESLYPGARKAVLPTYPWQRERFWWDGERESVKVEPVVVEGGVENAEALQGLFCELSWNVRGAGSEQVRADGTWLVIAEESEVAAELRDGLVAAGGSVVVASAGPSYEKVSARDYRLELTGRESFSRLLAELAADGQELRGIIFRAGSSHPETLEGPRAVVRREAIAVTSLVQALAHVAAPKPPRLYLVTRGAQITGSEAGPGSIAGAPLWGLGRVIAYEHPELACKRIDADPASGPESLRELVAELGRRLAPALDDDEVVLRGDRRLVPSLTQGRRTPGSAGAFRPRKDRTYLITGGLGGIGLRLASWLVSRGARYLAVCGRKGETAETRQALAPLRAAGARVETFQVDVSRPEALAAMLEDLRRAGPPLGGIFHCAGVLADGSLLQLEPRSFETVMGPKVDGAWNLHMLATDASIEQFVLFSSTASLIGSPGQANYAAGNAFLDALAHLRRSRGLPALSLNYGSWGEVGMATTDERRGERLAERGMAPMSVEEALAAMALTLADGPVTRGIARFDAERWGKSHPSVAASSLFRGRVAQEEERVVDKAPRKLRDALLSLDSSERHGVLVARLKEMVGEVSRNPPERFSSKDTFDSLGFDSIMVLELRDMVMGELEVSLPLKSFVDERSIEQVTVELLEKLAVASVLGAASSERPESKRVLL from the coding sequence ATGAGTCGAAAGGACGGTTCGCCGATGGAGCTGACGCCCCTGCAGCAAGCCCTGCTCACGATCGAGAAGCTGCAGAAGAAGCTCGCGGCTGGCACTCGAGCGGAGGATGGCGCGATCGCGATCATCGGCATGGGCTGCCGGTTCCCAGGTGGCGCGGTGAGTCCCGCGCGTTTCCAGGAGCTGTTGTGGGGAGGCGGCGAGGCGGTGACGGAGCTCCCGGCCGACCGGCGGGCGCTCCAGGGACTCTATGATCCCGATCCCTCCAAGCCCGGGAAGATGTACTTGCGCCGGGCGGCCTTCGTCGACGGCGTTGACAGGTTCGACGCGGAGTTCTTCCGGATCTCGCGGCGGGAAGCCGAGGGGATGGATCCGCAGCAGCGCTTCTTCCTGGAGGTGAGCTGGGAGGCCCTCGAGAACGCGGGAATCCCGCCGCACCAGCTCGTGGGGACGCGGACCGGCGTGTTCGCCGGAGTCCATGCCAAGGACTATGCGTTCGCCATGGAGGGAGGACTGGAGAAGGTCGGTGCCCACTACTCCACGGGGGTGGACGCCAGCTATGTCGCCGGGCGGCTCTCCTATCTGCTTGGGCTCGAGGGTCCCAGCATGGCCGTGGACACCGCCTGCTCCTCCTCGCTGGCCGCGGTGCATCTGGCGTGTCAGAGCCTGCGCACGGAAGAGTCAACGCTGGCCATCGCGGGGGGCGTGAAGCTCATCCTCTCCCCGCAGCTCAGCGTGTTCCTGTCCAAGGCCGGGGCGCTCTCCCCGAGCAACCGCTGCCGCGCGTTCGATCGCGCGGCCGACGGCATGGTGCAGGGCGAGGGCTGTGGCGTGGTCATCCTGAAGCGCTACCGGGATGCGGTTCGCGATGGGGATCGGATCCTCGCGACGATTCGCGGAACGGCGATGAACCACGATGGCGCCAGCGGCGGGCTCACGGTGCCGAACGTCCGGGCGCAGGAGTCGCTGTACCGGATCGCGCTCCAGCGTGCCGGTGTCGAGCCCGGGCAGGTGGACTACCTGGAGGCGCATGGGACGGGAACCCGGCTCGGGGATCCCATCGAGCTCGAGGGCGTGTCGCGGGTCTACGGTGGCTCGCGGACTCCGGAGCGGCCGCTGTGGGTTGGCTCGGTGAAGCCGAACATCGGTCACACCGAGGCGGCCGCGGGGATCGCGGGGCTGATCAAGGCGGTGCTGGTGCTCCAGGCTGGAGAGCTGCCGCCCTCCATTCATTTCGAGCACCCGAACCCCGAGTTCGCCTGGGAAGGCTCGGGGCTCGCGGTTCCTCGGGAGCGCACGCCGCTGGCGGGCAAGGCCACCCCGCACCTGGTCGCCGTGAGTTCGTTCGGGATGAGCGGCGTGAACGCCCATGCGCTCGTCGAGGCGTACCGTGAGAAGGCCTCGGAGCTTGCGGATTCCGGGCCGTACCTGCTGCCACTCTCGGCGCGCGGCGAGCCGGCCCTGCGTGAGCTCGCCGGCGCCTGGCTCCGTCAGCTCACGGCCGGCTCCACGCAGAGCCTCCGGGATTGCTGCTTCACGGCGGGGGCGGGGCGGTCGCATCACGAGCAGCGCCTGGCGCTCGCCGCCCGGACGCCCGAGGCGCTGTGTGAGCTGCTGCGGACCGCCGCGGATGGGCGTGGCGGCGAGGGGATCTTCCGCGGACAGGTCAAGGCCGCGGGAGGGCGTGAGGCGGTCTTCGTCTTTGGAGATACCGGAGCTGGGAAGGCCGGGGCCCTGCGCGAGCTGCTGCGGGAGGCCAGCATCCGTGGCCATGTCGAGAAGCTGGATGGGGTGATCCGCCAGGTGGCGGGGTGGTCGCTCATCGAGCACGTGGAGCGGGACGCCGCCAGCCCCGTGGCCCTCCTCGCCTTCCAGCTCTGTCTGGCGGAGCTGTGGCGGTCGTACGGCGTCGAGCCCGCCGCCGTCGCGGGCTACGGCAAGGGGGAGGTCGCCGCGGGCGTCGTCGCGGGGGTGCTCGGCGTGGAGGAGGCGGTCCGGCTCGTGCTCCAGGGACCGGCGGCCCCGACGATTCGTTCCCAGCCGGCGAAGTGCCCGTTCCTCTCCCTTTCCGAAGAGGAGTGGATCGGGACGGGCGGTACGGTGCCGGCCGATTTCTGGACGAAACGGCAGGCGTCCAAGGGCAGGCTGGAGCTGGATCTGCTCGCCGAGCACCTCCTGGAGCGCAGCGCGTCCGCCTTCCTGGAGTTCGCGTGCGATCCCTCGCTGGGCGAGGAGCTGGAGGCCGCGGCGCAGCGCCGGAGCAGGAAGGTGCTCGCGCTGCCCGCGAGCCCCGCGGAGGGTGATGTCCGGTACGGAGTCCTGAGCAGCGCCGCGCGGCTCTACTGTGAGGGATTCTCGATCCGGTTCGAGAGCCTCTACCCCGGAGCGAGGAAGGCGGTCCTTCCGACGTACCCCTGGCAGCGCGAGCGCTTCTGGTGGGATGGGGAGCGGGAGTCCGTGAAGGTGGAGCCCGTCGTGGTGGAGGGCGGGGTGGAGAACGCGGAGGCCCTGCAGGGGCTGTTCTGTGAACTCTCATGGAATGTCCGAGGGGCGGGCTCCGAGCAGGTCCGGGCGGACGGGACGTGGCTCGTCATCGCCGAGGAGTCCGAGGTCGCCGCGGAACTCCGGGATGGGTTGGTCGCGGCGGGTGGCTCGGTGGTCGTGGCCAGCGCGGGTCCCTCTTATGAAAAGGTGTCTGCCCGGGACTACCGCCTCGAGCTGACCGGCCGGGAGTCCTTCTCCCGCCTCCTGGCGGAGCTGGCCGCGGACGGCCAGGAGCTTCGGGGGATCATCTTCCGAGCGGGCTCCAGCCACCCGGAGACACTCGAAGGACCGCGCGCGGTGGTCCGGCGCGAGGCCATTGCCGTGACGTCGCTCGTGCAGGCGCTGGCGCACGTGGCCGCGCCGAAGCCTCCGCGTCTGTATCTCGTCACCCGGGGCGCCCAGATCACGGGGAGTGAGGCGGGGCCCGGGTCGATCGCGGGAGCGCCACTCTGGGGGCTTGGGCGCGTCATCGCGTACGAGCATCCGGAGCTCGCGTGCAAGCGGATCGATGCCGATCCCGCCTCCGGTCCGGAGTCGCTCCGCGAGCTCGTCGCCGAGCTCGGACGCCGGCTGGCTCCTGCCCTGGACGATGATGAGGTCGTCCTGCGCGGAGACCGACGCCTGGTTCCTTCGCTCACCCAGGGACGGCGGACGCCGGGAAGCGCGGGCGCGTTCCGCCCCAGGAAGGACCGCACGTACCTGATCACGGGAGGGCTCGGAGGCATCGGGCTTCGCCTGGCCTCCTGGCTGGTGAGCCGTGGCGCGCGGTACCTCGCGGTGTGTGGACGGAAGGGCGAGACGGCGGAGACCCGTCAGGCCCTGGCGCCGTTGCGGGCTGCGGGGGCGCGGGTGGAGACCTTCCAGGTCGATGTGAGCCGACCGGAAGCGCTCGCGGCCATGCTCGAGGACCTCCGGCGCGCGGGGCCTCCCCTGGGAGGCATCTTCCACTGCGCCGGCGTCCTGGCCGACGGCTCGCTGCTGCAGCTCGAGCCTCGGAGCTTCGAGACCGTCATGGGTCCGAAGGTGGATGGAGCCTGGAACCTCCACATGCTCGCCACGGATGCATCGATCGAGCAGTTCGTCCTCTTCTCCTCGACCGCATCGCTGATCGGCTCTCCCGGACAGGCCAACTACGCCGCGGGGAACGCCTTCCTCGATGCGCTGGCCCACCTGCGGCGCTCGCGTGGCCTGCCGGCGCTCAGCCTCAACTACGGGAGCTGGGGAGAGGTAGGCATGGCCACCACGGACGAGCGACGCGGGGAGCGGCTCGCGGAGCGCGGCATGGCTCCCATGTCCGTCGAGGAGGCCCTGGCGGCGATGGCCCTCACTCTCGCCGACGGCCCCGTCACCCGGGGCATCGCCCGCTTCGATGCGGAGCGGTGGGGGAAGAGCCATCCGTCCGTGGCGGCATCCTCCCTGTTCCGCGGCCGGGTCGCCCAGGAAGAGGAGCGCGTCGTGGACAAGGCGCCGCGCAAGCTGCGCGATGCGCTGCTCTCACTCGATAGCTCCGAACGGCACGGCGTGTTGGTGGCCCGCCTCAAGGAGATGGTGGGGGAGGTGAGCCGCAACCCTCCGGAGCGCTTCTCCTCCAAGGATACGTTCGACTCCCTGGGGTTCGACTCCATCATGGTGCTCGAGCTGAGGGACATGGTGATGGGGGAACTCGAGGTGAGCTTGCCACTCAAGAGTTTTGTCGATGAGCGCTCCATCGAGCAGGTGACGGTGGAGTTGTTGGAGAAGCTCGCCGTCGCGAGCGTGCTCGGCGCGGCCTCCTCGGAGCGTCCTGAATCGAAGCGGGTCCTGCTATGA
- a CDS encoding amino acid adenylation domain-containing protein: MTLDQIVSRTAARTPEAIAVKGPDETFTYGQLDALANRIARALREMGVKKGDRVGLWTEKSARAVAAMQGIARLGAAYVPLDPLNPAGRTRLILEDCRMDVLVTTATRAAGLRDGGMDRLRFLLVDDEGPELAWARLSGFSSEPLPWHGSGDHELAYILYTSGSTGTPKGVCISQRNALAFIQWCHELLGTTPADRFSNHAPFFFDLSVLDLYAAFLGGASVTLIPETLAFAPEKLVELVLRERFTVWYSVPSALILMMQDGGLLKHPELPFRAMLFAGEPFPIKHLRPLREHLRGARFFNLYGPTETNVCTFHEVTDIAPERTEPVPIGRASCGDRVWLARPPADSEEARQGGDAEVGELMVEGPTVMLGYWGQPPQEDRPYATGDLCRQLPDGSFEYLGRRDNMLKVRGRRIEPGDIEAALLTHPDIREVGVVAAGSGIEARLVAFLVSASETAPSLIKVKRHCADRLPRYMIIDELRVLPELPRTQNGKLDRRALRELAQRRPSSE, translated from the coding sequence ATGACACTCGATCAGATCGTGAGCCGCACCGCGGCGCGGACCCCCGAGGCCATCGCCGTCAAGGGCCCGGATGAGACGTTCACCTACGGCCAACTGGACGCGCTCGCCAACCGGATCGCCCGCGCCCTGCGGGAGATGGGGGTGAAGAAGGGGGATCGGGTGGGCCTGTGGACGGAGAAGTCCGCGCGCGCGGTGGCCGCGATGCAGGGCATCGCCCGGCTCGGTGCCGCCTACGTCCCGCTGGATCCGCTGAACCCGGCGGGGCGGACGCGGCTCATCCTCGAGGACTGCCGGATGGACGTGCTCGTGACCACCGCCACACGCGCGGCCGGGCTGCGCGACGGTGGCATGGACCGGCTCCGCTTCCTGCTGGTGGACGACGAGGGCCCGGAGCTCGCGTGGGCCCGGCTGTCCGGTTTCTCCTCCGAGCCGCTGCCCTGGCATGGCTCGGGTGACCACGAGCTGGCCTACATCCTCTATACGTCCGGTTCCACGGGAACGCCCAAGGGCGTGTGCATCAGCCAGCGGAACGCGCTGGCCTTCATCCAGTGGTGTCACGAGCTGCTGGGCACCACCCCCGCCGATCGCTTCAGCAACCACGCTCCGTTCTTCTTCGATCTCTCGGTCCTGGATCTCTATGCGGCATTCCTCGGCGGCGCCTCCGTCACCCTGATCCCGGAGACGCTGGCCTTCGCGCCCGAGAAGCTGGTGGAGCTGGTGCTGCGCGAGCGGTTCACCGTCTGGTACTCGGTGCCCTCGGCGCTCATCCTGATGATGCAGGACGGTGGGCTGTTGAAGCACCCGGAGCTGCCCTTCCGGGCCATGCTGTTCGCGGGAGAGCCCTTCCCCATCAAGCACCTGAGACCCCTGCGCGAGCACCTGCGAGGCGCACGGTTCTTCAACCTCTACGGCCCCACCGAGACGAACGTCTGCACCTTCCACGAGGTGACGGACATTGCCCCCGAGCGCACCGAGCCGGTTCCGATCGGCCGCGCGAGCTGCGGAGATCGGGTCTGGCTGGCCCGGCCGCCAGCGGATTCCGAGGAAGCACGGCAGGGGGGCGACGCCGAGGTGGGTGAGTTGATGGTGGAGGGGCCCACGGTGATGCTGGGCTACTGGGGCCAGCCGCCTCAAGAGGACCGGCCGTACGCGACCGGAGACCTCTGCCGCCAGCTCCCGGACGGAAGCTTCGAGTACCTCGGGCGCCGCGACAACATGCTGAAGGTGCGGGGACGGAGGATCGAGCCCGGAGATATCGAGGCGGCGCTGCTCACCCACCCGGACATCCGCGAAGTGGGCGTGGTCGCCGCGGGCTCCGGCATCGAGGCGAGGCTGGTGGCCTTCCTGGTGAGCGCCTCCGAGACAGCGCCCTCGCTGATCAAGGTGAAGCGGCACTGCGCCGATCGGCTCCCGCGGTACATGATCATCGACGAGCTCCGCGTGCTGCCGGAGCTGCCGCGGACGCAGAATGGCAAGCTCGATCGGCGGGCGCTGCGTGAGCTGGCGCAGCGGCGCCCGTCGAGCGAATGA
- a CDS encoding acyl-CoA dehydrogenase family protein, whose protein sequence is MDFSWTSEQTELYERALAFSRAKLAEDRHTGHGLPRELWQRCGEFGFLGLPVPERHGGLGLDTLTTARVMEALGRGCADTGLVFSVGAHLFACVLPILESGDDEQKARYLPRLCSGEWVGANAISEPEAGSDVFALKTRAVREGDSYVLDGGKSYVTNGPSADVFLVYAVTNPAHGYMGLSAFLLEKDTPGLSVGRPFEKMGLSTSPTSPIYLEGCRVPASARLGAEGHGAPLFKRSMQWERACLFAGYVGVMERVIEQTVDFARQRKQFKRPIGKNQAISHRLADMKQRLEASRLLLYQACWRMDRGEEAVMEVSLAKLAISEAAVQCGLDAIQIHGGMGYMTETGIERVLRDAIPSTIFSGTSEIQRDIIASHLGL, encoded by the coding sequence ATGGACTTCAGTTGGACGAGCGAACAGACAGAGTTATACGAGCGAGCACTGGCCTTTTCCCGGGCGAAGCTGGCCGAGGACAGGCACACCGGGCATGGTCTCCCTCGTGAGCTGTGGCAACGGTGTGGTGAATTCGGCTTCCTGGGCCTGCCCGTGCCCGAGCGTCACGGAGGACTCGGGCTGGACACGCTGACGACCGCGCGAGTGATGGAGGCGCTGGGGCGTGGCTGCGCCGACACGGGCCTGGTCTTCTCCGTGGGAGCCCACCTCTTCGCGTGCGTGCTTCCCATCCTGGAGAGTGGGGACGACGAGCAGAAGGCCCGCTACCTCCCACGTCTGTGTTCGGGGGAGTGGGTGGGCGCCAACGCCATCTCCGAACCAGAGGCCGGCTCCGATGTCTTCGCCCTCAAGACGCGCGCGGTGCGCGAGGGCGACAGCTACGTGCTCGATGGGGGGAAGAGCTACGTCACCAACGGTCCGTCCGCCGACGTGTTCCTGGTCTACGCCGTCACCAACCCCGCGCACGGCTACATGGGCTTGAGCGCCTTCCTCCTCGAGAAAGACACGCCGGGCCTCTCGGTGGGAAGGCCCTTCGAGAAGATGGGGCTGTCCACCTCGCCCACCTCCCCCATCTATCTGGAGGGCTGCCGGGTGCCCGCCTCCGCCCGGCTCGGTGCCGAGGGTCACGGCGCACCCCTCTTCAAGCGCTCCATGCAGTGGGAGCGCGCGTGCCTGTTCGCCGGCTACGTGGGCGTGATGGAGCGGGTGATCGAGCAGACGGTGGACTTCGCCCGACAGCGCAAGCAATTCAAGCGGCCGATCGGAAAGAACCAGGCCATCTCCCACCGGCTGGCGGACATGAAGCAGCGGCTCGAGGCCTCGCGGCTGCTGCTGTACCAGGCCTGCTGGCGGATGGATCGAGGCGAGGAGGCGGTGATGGAAGTGTCGCTCGCGAAGCTGGCGATCAGCGAGGCCGCGGTCCAGTGCGGCCTGGACGCCATCCAGATCCACGGCGGAATGGGGTACATGACCGAGACGGGAATCGAGCGGGTGCTGCGCGACGCCATTCCCAGCACGATCTTCTCCGGCACCTCCGAGATTCAACGCGACATCATCGCCAGCCACCTGGGCCTATGA
- a CDS encoding beta-ketoacyl synthase N-terminal-like domain-containing protein, whose protein sequence is MPGAECSRSLWKLLCDGIDATREIPSERWELGSLHDPAPDRPGKIRNRHAGLIEGVETADPNAFRLSKRELRNMDPQHRVLFESAWHALEDAGIPFDALRGSRTGVFVGINFNDYQRMLARDWAALDGYALLGTTASFAANRISYAFDLRGPSTCSSVGCASSTTALHEACRSLTLGEVDLALVGGVELMLSPESSIMLSQAGVFSARGQCRTLDAEADGYVRGEGAGVVVLKPLSKVDASDRVYAVIRGSAVNHNGRNEWIMAPSAPAQAEVIRRACEWGGVEAASLDYVELHGSSFLKGDAAEAIAISEALGERRSFPCRLGAVSNNLGYMGAAAGIAQFIKVCLSLYHRTLPPTIHVDAPNPQIAFEALGLTIQSKLEHWPERGTGEPRRAGVVSTSLGGSNAFLVLEAAPEVRAAEPSGVDAPGHLLVLSALTPEALRQQAMRLRDFLAETPASDCTLEDVCFTAAFKRQHHRHRAAVIARGRDGLMGLLGELARASGQALLVEEGLLPGLVEAGRTYVDGGVLSREAFPGVGGRCVSLPLYPFQRQRLWPEWLSPQEVCRAPTDSRPAPSVSPPSEVVVSRRVQEAPAGEREARLMEFLRAQVADVLEVDPAELDTRGRTFFELGLNSIGATALKDRISRELGVTLFTTIFFEHPRLELLAKRLLALVESRTAVGSEAGSRASAPAQDEQGLMERIAGLSEEQAQELIARKLAEVSIEVD, encoded by the coding sequence ATGCCTGGGGCGGAGTGTTCGCGTTCGTTATGGAAGCTGCTATGCGATGGAATTGACGCGACCCGGGAGATTCCCTCTGAACGCTGGGAGCTGGGGTCGCTCCACGATCCGGCTCCTGACCGCCCGGGGAAGATCCGCAACCGCCACGCTGGATTGATCGAGGGCGTGGAGACGGCGGATCCCAACGCCTTCCGTCTGTCCAAGCGAGAGCTGCGGAACATGGATCCCCAGCACCGTGTGCTATTCGAAAGCGCATGGCACGCGCTGGAGGACGCTGGAATTCCTTTCGATGCCCTGCGCGGGAGCCGCACGGGTGTCTTCGTGGGCATCAACTTCAATGATTATCAGCGGATGCTCGCGCGTGACTGGGCGGCGCTCGATGGGTATGCCCTGCTCGGCACGACGGCCTCGTTCGCGGCGAACCGGATTTCCTATGCATTTGATCTCCGGGGCCCCAGCACCTGCTCGAGTGTGGGGTGTGCCTCCTCGACGACGGCCCTCCACGAAGCCTGCCGAAGCCTGACGCTGGGCGAGGTGGATCTGGCACTCGTCGGCGGCGTGGAACTCATGCTCTCGCCCGAGAGCAGCATCATGCTGTCCCAGGCGGGCGTGTTCTCGGCGAGAGGACAGTGCCGGACGTTGGATGCGGAGGCCGACGGCTACGTCCGCGGTGAAGGCGCTGGAGTGGTGGTGCTCAAGCCCCTGTCCAAGGTGGACGCCAGTGATCGCGTGTACGCGGTGATTCGCGGCAGCGCCGTCAACCACAACGGGCGCAACGAGTGGATCATGGCTCCCAGCGCCCCGGCGCAGGCGGAGGTGATCCGCCGGGCCTGTGAGTGGGGGGGCGTGGAGGCCGCCAGCCTGGACTATGTCGAGCTCCATGGCTCCTCCTTCCTCAAGGGGGACGCCGCCGAGGCCATCGCCATCAGCGAGGCGCTCGGGGAGCGGCGCTCCTTCCCTTGCCGGCTCGGCGCGGTCAGCAACAACCTGGGCTACATGGGCGCGGCGGCGGGGATCGCGCAGTTCATCAAGGTGTGTCTGTCCCTGTACCACCGCACCTTGCCGCCGACGATCCACGTGGACGCGCCCAATCCCCAGATCGCATTCGAGGCGCTCGGGCTGACGATCCAGTCGAAGCTGGAGCACTGGCCCGAGCGGGGGACGGGAGAGCCGAGGCGGGCCGGTGTCGTGTCCACTTCGCTCGGTGGTTCCAACGCCTTCCTGGTCCTGGAAGCCGCTCCGGAGGTCCGTGCGGCGGAACCGTCCGGCGTGGATGCTCCCGGCCATCTCCTGGTTCTCTCCGCGCTCACCCCGGAGGCGCTCCGCCAGCAGGCGATGCGGCTCCGGGACTTCCTCGCGGAGACGCCCGCCAGTGACTGCACGCTGGAAGACGTCTGCTTCACGGCCGCGTTCAAGCGGCAGCACCACCGCCACCGCGCCGCGGTGATCGCCCGGGGACGGGACGGACTGATGGGGCTCCTCGGTGAGCTCGCTCGCGCCTCCGGGCAGGCGCTCCTGGTGGAGGAAGGGCTGCTTCCCGGGCTCGTCGAGGCCGGGCGCACCTATGTCGACGGTGGCGTTCTCTCACGGGAGGCGTTCCCTGGAGTCGGCGGGCGCTGTGTGAGCCTTCCGCTCTACCCCTTCCAGCGGCAGCGCCTGTGGCCAGAGTGGCTGTCTCCCCAGGAGGTGTGCCGCGCGCCCACGGACTCGCGGCCAGCTCCGTCCGTCTCACCGCCTTCCGAGGTGGTTGTCTCCCGTCGAGTCCAGGAGGCTCCCGCGGGCGAGCGCGAGGCGCGGCTGATGGAGTTCCTCCGCGCCCAGGTCGCGGACGTGCTGGAGGTGGACCCGGCCGAGCTCGACACGCGAGGAAGGACCTTCTTCGAGCTGGGGCTGAACTCCATCGGCGCCACGGCGTTGAAGGATCGCATCTCGAGAGAGCTCGGCGTCACGTTGTTCACGACGATCTTCTTCGAGCACCCACGGCTGGAGCTGCTGGCGAAGCGGCTGCTGGCCCTCGTGGAGTCCCGGACCGCGGTCGGCTCGGAGGCCGGGAGCCGCGCGAGCGCGCCTGCCCAGGATGAGCAGGGGTTGATGGAGCGCATCGCCGGGTTGTCCGAGGAGCAGGCCCAAGAGCTGATTGCCCGGAAGCTGGCCGAAGTCAGCATCGAGGTCGACTGA